A section of the Xiphias gladius isolate SHS-SW01 ecotype Sanya breed wild chromosome 8, ASM1685928v1, whole genome shotgun sequence genome encodes:
- the zgc:112052 gene encoding protein C19orf12 homolog, with the protein MCHRIDDVMKLCCELSANQQIQTTVKGSGKGAAAAGGLAFAGGLIGGPLGIAVGGAVGGLLGCWLTSGQFKPLPQIIMELSLQQRQKLYDDLMVILGDIQWTDVVQLTALVMGNSALKQRMTAALLGYIHKELQAEVHYVD; encoded by the exons ATGTGTCATCGGATTGATGATGTTATGAAGCTGTGTTGTGAGTTATCTGCCAATCAGCAAATCCAGACCACGGTGAAAGGCTCAGGgaagggagcagcagcagctggaggactGGCCTTTGCTGGAGGGTTGATCGGGGGTCCTCTTGGAATTGCAGTGG GCGGTGCCGTTGGAGGCCTTCTAGGCTGCTGGCTGACCAGTGGACAATTCAAACCGCTGCCTCAGATCATAATGGAGCTGAGTCTTCAGCAGCGGCAGAAGCTTTACGATGACCTCATGGTCATCCTGGGAGACATTCAATGGACGGATGTGGTCCAGCTAACTGCTCTGGTGATGGGCAACTCCGCCCTGAAGCAGCGGATGACAGCCGCTCTTCTCGGGTATATCCACAAGGAGCTCCAGGCCGAGGTGCACTATGTAGATTAG
- the uri1 gene encoding unconventional prefoldin RPB5 interactor 1 yields the protein MAEKGQMNVEHLGGVVRLREEHEKVVKDCESRIQHWKKVSGDYEALSDRLKTLPDQLSYDIMVPFGPLAFMPGKLVHTNEVTVLLGDNWFAKCSGKQAQKIVDHRMKYVKSELDDLSKTVKNFEARVGFAKNLETISASKGDYVDIREEVRNNDTAVTKGRQRIAHKPNSKPKMDAILDVKEDYDENNREGRDRGSSTGIMTEEELWARLDELEKLEELQDEQDRLSDNADMNGEDTSSSSSEEEKEGDADPPVNGLSLKPSWASVPHSKAPQNVDRKEGEDDEEEEGNCLPTIFFSHTVEPKKVRINTGKNTTLKFSERKEQKEHSKRKKKNGHNNGHSHHELHKITTPADIYRLFVDVKNGEPIPRKSILKSRSRENSVCSDTSESSAADFEERRMIGRSFSHDEATHSDTSDGITEEDSPTAVPLHPASRFEAFSGTVVEKDPMPSTVPHLTIAPPALPTILERKQEEVAPDVAPPHQAPKRVSKFKAARLQQK from the exons ATGGCTGAAAAAGGTCAAATGAATGTAGAGCATCTCGGCGGAGTTGTCAGGCTCCGGGAGGAACACGAGAAG GTGGTGAAAGACTGTGAAAGTCGGATTCAACACTG GAAGAAGGTGTCAGGTGACTATGAAGCCCTGAGTGACCGTCTTAAAACACTTCCGGATCAACTGTCTTATGACATCATG GTGCCGTTTGGCCCTCTGGCCTTCATGCCTGGGAAGCTGGTGCACACCAATGAGGTCACAGTGTTGCTCGGTGATAACTGGTTTGCTAAGTGCTCTGGCAAGCAGGCTCAGAAAATCGTCGATCACAGGATGAAAT ATGTAAAGAGTGAACTGGACGATCTATCCAAGACAGTGAAAAACTTTGAAGCCAGAGTTGGGTTTGCGAAGAATTTGGAAACCATCTCGGCC AGCAAAGGGGACTATGTTGACATCAGAGAAGAGGTCAGAAACAATGACACTGCTGTCACCAAAG GAAGGCAAAGAATAGCTCACAAACCAAATTCTAAGCCCAAAATGGATGCCATATTGGATGTAAAAGAGGATTATGATGAGAATAACAGAGAGGGCAGAGATAGAGGGAGCAGCACAGGCATCATGACTGAAGAGGAGCTGTGGGCTAGATTGGATGAACTCGAGAAACTGGAGGAGCTACAAGATGAGCAGGACAG attaTCTGATAATGCAGACATGAATGGTGAGGAcacatcatcctcctcctcagaggaggagaaggagggagatgCTGATCCTCCTGTAAACGGGCTCAGTCTGAAGCCAAGCTGGGCCTCTGTGCCTCACAGCAAAGCGCCACAAAACGTGGACCGGAAAGAGGGGGAAGacgatgaggaagaggaaggcaATTGTTTGCCCaccatctttttctctcacacagttGAACCCAAGAAG GTGAGgataaacacaggaaaaaacaccacattgaagttcagtgaaagaaaagaacagaaggaacattcaaagaggaaaaagaaaaacggaCACAATAACGGACACTCTCATCATGAACTTCACAAAATCACAACACCAGCAGACatttacag GTTGTTTGTGGATGTGAAGAACGGGGAACCCATTCCCAGAAAGTCCATCCTAAAGTCACGGAGCCGAGAGAACAGCGTGTGCAGCGACACGAGCGAGAGCAGCGCAGCAGACTTTGAAGAACGCCGGATGATTGGACGCAGCTTCAGCCATGATGAGGCGACGCACAGCGACACCAGTGACGGCATTACAGAGGAAGACAGTCCTACAGCGGTGCCACTGCACCCGGCCAGCAGATTTGAG GCCTTTTCAGGTACAGTGGTAGAAAAGGACCCGATGCCTTCAACTGTTCCCCACCTGACCATCGCTCCACCAGCTCTGCCGACCATAttggagaggaaacaggaagaggTGGCGCCTGATGTGGCCCCGCCCCATCAGGCCCCGAAAAGGGTGTCGAAGTTTAAAGCTGCAAGGTTGCAGCAGAAGTGA